From a region of the Pogona vitticeps strain Pit_001003342236 chromosome 7, PviZW2.1, whole genome shotgun sequence genome:
- the LOC140701621 gene encoding uncharacterized protein LOC140701621, translating to AQSFGKGKSGQAHRGATFSEPLRRSDRVRLQEPPDEKQGVFARCAINGSGRIGMATNCMKCMVGSSGSPDLECRWGDQAGGGPASSAPPPGGRYSSLAGDEERLELASRGAVQEQQPRPQPDLHLCSGYGVAGHLPRTCQPLADSGKKNGDSKGPGGRGPSRQRWPGPPGGKYGSTVNLVTASNGSITSDSSSLESLGSPDCPKRFPESSRKQAGTLQREMNALFAEKLEEIRSKSPIFFTGKTGPSSHTPPSNAVDHPVISVSP from the coding sequence GCCCAGAGTTTCGGCAAAGGTAAAAGCGGCCAGGCCCACAGGGGCGCCACCTTCAGCGAGCCCCTCCGGAGGTCCGACCGGGTCCGCCTGCAGGAGCCCCCCGACGAGAAGCAGGGGGTCTTCGCCCGCTGCGCCATCAATGGATCGGGTAGGATTGGCATGGCCACCAACTGCATGAAGTGCATGGTCGGCTCCAGCGGGAGCCCCGATCTGGAGTGCAGGTGGGGCGACCAGGCCGGCGGGGGCCCTGCCTCTAGCGCTCCGCCGCCCGGCGGCCGGTATAGCAGCCTAGCGGGAGACGAGGAGAGGTTAGAGCTGGCCAGCCGGGGCGCCGTCCAAGAGCAGCAGCCCAGGCCGCAGCCCGACCTGCACCTCTGCAGCGGCTACGGGGTGGCGGGCCACCTGCCGAGGACCTGCCAGCCCTTGGCGGACTCGGGGAAGAAAAACGGTGACTCTAAAGGTCCCGGAGGGAGAGGTCCCTCTCGGCAGAGGTGGCCGGGCCCGCCCGGCGGCAAATACGGAAGCACCGTCAACTTGGTGACCGCCAGCAATGGCTCCATCACCTCCGACTCCAGCAGCCTGGAGAGCCTCGGGAGCCCCGACTGCCCCAAGCGCTTCCCCGAGAGCTCCAGAAAACAAGCGGGCACCCTTCAGAGGGAAATGAATGCCTTGTTTGCTGAAAAGCTGGAGGAAATTCGGAGTAAATCCCCTATATTCTTTACTGGTAAGACTGGACcttcttcacacacacccccatcgAACGCTGTAGATCATCCTGTTATTTCAGTTTCCCCTTAG